A single region of the Nocardioides ochotonae genome encodes:
- a CDS encoding MaoC family dehydratase, with the protein MSRITTLDAFEEEYRRGIDVPMQPRAWREVTEEWLRRHSEGSGDYNPLHRDRGYADAARFHSLTGSPSFLFSIDFGANASIWGHLSRDDVAMKDLSILYLGADIEWHRPVWLGDRVRSIETPVGVKRRSMPQLGEALVCSGRTDYFNHRGEQIATLTNHMLRFANPGTGVAAAPPDPDRPQVAPDPLVWQRTRRGGEVRHFEDVTVGEELPALPKGTYTTTELYLFSHGTLTIGRSAEVDEGTIDMGAGGRADAEYARRNRAQSAQFDYGPQRITWLTQIASDWAGDWGDLVSMSSRLRRPNLVGDTNTVHGRVTGTREVDGQGLVDLRVAVVNQADVETATADLTVRLPRRDAGEPREVPMLWADAAHDSSSIYG; encoded by the coding sequence ATGAGCCGCATCACGACCCTCGACGCGTTCGAGGAGGAGTACCGCCGCGGCATCGACGTACCGATGCAGCCGCGGGCGTGGCGCGAGGTCACCGAGGAGTGGCTGCGACGCCACAGCGAGGGCTCGGGCGACTACAACCCGCTGCACCGCGACCGCGGCTACGCCGACGCGGCGCGCTTCCACTCACTGACCGGGTCGCCGTCGTTCCTGTTCTCCATCGACTTCGGGGCGAACGCCTCGATCTGGGGCCACCTGTCGCGCGACGACGTGGCGATGAAGGACCTCAGCATCCTCTACCTCGGCGCCGACATCGAGTGGCACCGACCGGTCTGGCTGGGCGACCGGGTGCGCTCGATCGAGACCCCCGTCGGGGTCAAGCGGCGCTCGATGCCGCAGCTGGGCGAGGCGCTGGTGTGCTCGGGGCGCACCGACTACTTCAACCACCGCGGCGAGCAGATCGCGACCCTGACCAACCACATGCTCCGCTTCGCCAACCCCGGCACCGGGGTCGCGGCCGCACCGCCCGACCCGGACCGGCCGCAGGTCGCGCCCGACCCGCTGGTGTGGCAGCGCACCCGGCGCGGCGGCGAGGTCCGCCACTTCGAGGACGTGACGGTCGGCGAGGAGCTGCCGGCGCTGCCGAAGGGCACCTACACGACCACCGAGCTCTACCTGTTCAGCCACGGCACGCTGACCATCGGGCGCTCCGCGGAGGTCGACGAGGGCACCATCGACATGGGTGCGGGCGGGCGCGCGGACGCCGAGTACGCCCGCCGCAACCGCGCCCAGTCCGCCCAGTTCGACTACGGGCCGCAGCGCATCACCTGGCTCACCCAGATCGCCTCCGACTGGGCCGGCGACTGGGGCGACCTGGTCTCGATGAGCTCCCGGCTGCGCCGGCCCAACCTCGTGGGCGACACCAACACCGTCCACGGCCGGGTGACCGGCACCCGCGAGGTCGACGGCCAGGGTCTGGTCGACCTCCGGGTCGCCGTCGTCAACCAGGCCGACGTGGAGACCGCGACCGCCGACCTCACCGTCCGGCTCCCGCGCCGCGACGCCGGTGAGCCCCGCGAGGTCCCGATGCTCTGGGCCGACGCGGCCCACGACAGCTCCTCCATCTACGGGTGA
- a CDS encoding class I adenylate-forming enzyme family protein: protein MNIVTLLDMVASVDPDRVILGDSRDGLTLAQLRDLADRAAHLLADHPGRPLLFSGTASPAFPVALFGAAVAGRAFAPVSYRLAPGPYAELVTDQLPATLLAEPGGCAGLEPGPDLTLCTPDAFVSAARAAARTPLEAGQDPEAPAVLLHTSGTTGKPKVAVLRHRHLTSYVLDGTEMLGAGADEAALVSVPPYHIAGVAGLLTGVYSGRRIVQLPNFTAEDWVATASAQGITHAMVVPTMLARIVEVLERTGETLPALRHLSYGGGRMPRPVIERALALLPHVGFVNAYGLTETTSSIAVLGPQEHRDAVSTDDPVVRARLESVGRALPSVEIVCRGPLGEPCEAGTHGELWVRGAQVSGEYAASSRLDEEGWFRTHDAGWIDAEGYVFVEGRLDDVIVRGGENLSPGEIESVLLQHPGVQDAVVYGAPDDVWGEVVVAAVVRVPAHEVGVEELRDWVAAHLRSSRVPAQVRFLTEVPRNDMGKVLRRVLRADTGTTPAVFS from the coding sequence ATGAACATCGTGACGCTGCTCGACATGGTCGCCAGCGTCGACCCCGACCGCGTCATCCTGGGGGACAGCCGGGACGGGCTCACGCTGGCGCAGCTCCGCGACCTCGCCGACCGCGCCGCCCACCTGCTCGCCGACCATCCCGGCCGACCGCTGCTCTTCTCCGGAACGGCGTCGCCGGCCTTCCCGGTGGCCCTCTTCGGCGCCGCCGTCGCCGGGCGGGCGTTCGCGCCGGTGAGCTACCGGCTGGCGCCCGGGCCGTACGCCGAGCTGGTCACCGACCAGCTGCCCGCCACGCTCCTCGCTGAGCCGGGCGGCTGCGCCGGGCTGGAGCCCGGCCCCGACCTGACCCTCTGCACGCCGGACGCCTTCGTGAGTGCCGCCCGCGCAGCGGCGCGGACGCCGCTCGAGGCGGGGCAGGACCCCGAGGCGCCCGCGGTGCTCCTGCACACCAGCGGCACGACCGGCAAGCCGAAGGTCGCGGTGCTGCGGCACCGCCACCTCACCTCCTACGTGCTCGACGGCACCGAGATGCTCGGGGCGGGTGCCGACGAGGCGGCGCTGGTCAGCGTGCCGCCGTACCACATCGCCGGCGTCGCCGGCCTGCTCACCGGGGTCTACTCCGGACGGCGGATCGTGCAGCTGCCGAACTTCACCGCCGAGGACTGGGTCGCGACCGCCAGCGCCCAGGGCATCACCCACGCGATGGTCGTGCCCACGATGCTGGCACGCATCGTGGAGGTGCTGGAGCGGACCGGGGAGACATTGCCCGCGCTGCGTCACCTCTCCTACGGCGGCGGGCGGATGCCGCGGCCGGTGATCGAGCGGGCCCTCGCGCTGCTCCCGCACGTCGGGTTCGTCAACGCCTACGGGCTGACCGAGACCACGTCCTCGATCGCGGTGCTCGGACCCCAGGAGCACCGCGACGCCGTCTCCACCGACGATCCGGTGGTCCGGGCGCGCCTGGAGTCGGTGGGACGTGCTCTGCCCAGCGTGGAGATCGTCTGCCGGGGTCCGCTCGGGGAGCCGTGCGAGGCCGGCACCCACGGGGAGCTGTGGGTGCGCGGGGCGCAGGTCTCGGGGGAGTACGCCGCGTCCTCCCGCCTCGACGAGGAGGGCTGGTTCCGCACCCACGACGCCGGCTGGATCGACGCGGAGGGCTACGTGTTCGTCGAGGGCCGCCTGGACGACGTGATCGTCCGGGGCGGGGAGAACCTGTCGCCCGGGGAGATCGAGAGCGTCCTGCTCCAGCACCCCGGGGTCCAGGACGCGGTCGTCTACGGCGCGCCCGACGACGTGTGGGGCGAGGTCGTGGTCGCGGCCGTCGTGCGCGTGCCCGCGCACGAGGTCGGCGTGGAGGAGCTGCGGGACTGGGTCGCGGCCCATCTGCGCTCGAGCCGGGTGCCGGCACAGGTCCGGTTCCTGACCGAGGTGCCCCGCAACGACATGGGGAAGGTGCTGCGCCGGGTCCTGCGCGCGGACACCGGTACGACACCCGCAGTTTTTAGTTGA
- a CDS encoding SMP-30/gluconolactonase/LRE family protein — MDYEALMVASAEAAAAATPVSAARLSTGYSWSEIPRWHEGTFYFSDMYNHRVLRLDEDGVASTYIDASTRTPLAPEAGSTATGTTEVVLGGLGWLPDGRAIVVSMHERLLLVWDGATLEQYADLREVATSSCNDMVVDADGRAYVTQLGYDLFAGEEAREAGLIVVEPDRTVRDAGVGTFQGANGIGLSADAATLITAENDGCRISALDRGTDGALSGRRVWAELPWMPDGIAIDGADGVWAGLPGSGWVGRFEEGGKATHAVQLPIDQAMGTAVALGGADRSTLFIACGMEVFDWAKSREEGLGSIWTAPAPYGAGSARP, encoded by the coding sequence ATGGACTACGAGGCGCTCATGGTCGCGTCCGCCGAGGCAGCCGCTGCTGCCACGCCGGTGTCGGCCGCCCGACTGTCGACCGGGTACTCCTGGTCGGAGATCCCGCGGTGGCACGAGGGGACCTTCTACTTCAGCGACATGTACAACCACCGGGTCCTCCGCCTCGACGAGGACGGGGTGGCCAGCACCTACATCGATGCCAGCACCCGCACCCCGCTGGCGCCCGAGGCGGGCAGCACGGCGACCGGCACGACCGAGGTCGTCCTCGGTGGGCTGGGCTGGCTCCCCGACGGCCGAGCGATCGTCGTGTCGATGCACGAGCGCCTGCTGCTGGTCTGGGACGGCGCCACCCTCGAGCAGTACGCCGACCTGCGCGAGGTCGCGACCTCCTCGTGCAACGACATGGTCGTCGACGCCGACGGACGCGCCTATGTCACCCAGCTGGGCTACGACCTGTTCGCCGGCGAGGAGGCGCGCGAGGCAGGGCTGATCGTCGTCGAGCCGGACCGCACGGTCCGCGACGCCGGGGTCGGCACCTTCCAGGGTGCCAACGGCATCGGGCTGAGCGCCGACGCCGCGACCCTGATCACCGCCGAGAACGACGGGTGCCGCATCAGCGCCCTGGATCGCGGCACCGACGGTGCGCTCTCCGGGCGTCGGGTCTGGGCCGAGCTGCCGTGGATGCCGGACGGCATCGCGATCGACGGCGCCGACGGCGTCTGGGCCGGACTTCCCGGCAGCGGCTGGGTGGGCCGCTTCGAGGAGGGCGGCAAGGCGACGCACGCGGTGCAGCTCCCGATCGACCAGGCGATGGGCACCGCCGTGGCCCTGGGGGGTGCCGACCGCTCGACGCTGTTCATCGCCTGCGGCATGGAGGTCTTCGACTGGGCCAAGTCCCGCGAGGAGGGCCTGGGCTCCATCTGGACCGCCCCGGCTCCGTACGGCGCCGGCAGCGCCCGTCCCTGA
- a CDS encoding SDR family NAD(P)-dependent oxidoreductase yields MEELEFDGRTVIVTGAGRGIGRAYALLLAARGAQVVVADLGARTDGMGIEGDDPAADVVAEIEAAGGRAIGVRSDVSTPEGAQAIVDAALVAFGGIDAVINNAGIVRVADWLEVGAEEFQRHVDVHYLGSLWVAKAAWPHLLASGSGRIVNTISPAMLGNPMMVHYGGSKGAVYALTRNLALEGLEHGIKVNAVSPGAGTRMAEAAADSLSPEIMEYMRTALTPELVAPLGVYLAHPAADVTGEAFNVAGGMVNRMAVVNTQGIYDTELTVEKIADSFDQIMTINDAAQPQVVAIPVMPGA; encoded by the coding sequence ATGGAAGAGCTCGAGTTCGACGGTCGCACCGTCATCGTGACCGGCGCCGGGCGCGGCATCGGGCGCGCATACGCCCTGCTGCTCGCGGCGCGTGGCGCGCAGGTCGTCGTCGCCGACCTCGGCGCCCGCACCGACGGGATGGGCATCGAGGGGGACGACCCGGCCGCCGACGTCGTGGCGGAGATCGAGGCCGCGGGAGGTCGAGCCATCGGCGTCCGCTCCGACGTCTCGACGCCCGAGGGCGCCCAGGCGATCGTGGACGCGGCCCTCGTCGCGTTCGGCGGCATCGACGCGGTCATCAACAACGCAGGCATCGTGCGGGTGGCCGACTGGCTGGAGGTGGGCGCCGAGGAGTTCCAGCGTCACGTCGACGTGCACTACCTGGGCTCGCTGTGGGTCGCCAAGGCCGCGTGGCCGCACCTGTTGGCGTCCGGCTCCGGCCGGATCGTCAACACCATCTCCCCGGCCATGCTCGGCAACCCGATGATGGTGCACTACGGCGGCTCCAAGGGCGCCGTCTACGCCCTCACCCGCAACCTCGCGCTCGAAGGCCTCGAGCACGGGATCAAGGTCAACGCGGTCTCTCCAGGGGCAGGCACCCGGATGGCGGAGGCGGCGGCGGACTCGCTCAGCCCCGAGATCATGGAGTACATGCGCACCGCGCTGACCCCCGAGCTGGTCGCGCCGCTGGGCGTCTACCTCGCCCACCCGGCCGCCGATGTCACCGGCGAGGCGTTCAACGTCGCCGGCGGGATGGTGAACCGGATGGCGGTGGTCAACACCCAGGGGATCTACGACACCGAGCTGACCGTCGAGAAGATCGCCGACTCCTTCGACCAGATCATGACCATCAACGACGCGGCCCAGCCGCAGGTCGTGGCCATCCCGGTCATGCCCGGTGCGTGA
- a CDS encoding cytochrome P450, whose amino-acid sequence MNQIATDYPFAPVSAAEAAERYRAIAADRPMTKVTMPFGGDAWVIHRTEAARAMLGDPRFVREPFRTGERVVPYFVEFPEFLRQTLQFEDPPHHTKLRRLVQKAISPKQVRAMRDSAVAYANSLIDEMVAKGDTADLVHDYALPLPIQMLCNLLGVPPEDHDKFEKWASSTLAVAGMSEDDVVANMAELYMYVVELIQLRRREPLDDLISSLANARDKDDTLTDEEILPIAMLLVVAGFDNTANFITTGIASLLQHPAQLELFLTDPDGLAPTATEETLRHGRFSLGIPVAGGGALVPFVATEDVEIDGQLVAEGEAIMIDPGATAHDGIALPDAERFDITRQNNPQLTLSYGLHHCLGAPLARMEMQVALAELFKRLPQIRLTSTPVINHDHLSQPITRLDATW is encoded by the coding sequence ATGAACCAGATCGCGACCGACTACCCCTTCGCGCCCGTGTCCGCGGCCGAGGCCGCCGAGCGCTACCGGGCCATCGCGGCCGACCGGCCGATGACCAAGGTGACGATGCCCTTCGGCGGCGACGCGTGGGTGATCCACCGCACCGAGGCGGCACGGGCCATGCTCGGTGACCCCCGCTTCGTGCGCGAGCCCTTCCGCACCGGCGAGCGGGTGGTGCCCTACTTCGTCGAGTTCCCCGAGTTCCTGCGCCAGACGTTGCAGTTCGAGGACCCGCCCCACCACACCAAGCTGCGCCGGCTGGTGCAGAAGGCGATCTCGCCCAAGCAGGTCCGGGCGATGCGCGACAGTGCTGTCGCCTACGCCAACTCGCTGATCGACGAGATGGTCGCCAAGGGCGACACTGCCGACCTGGTCCACGACTACGCGCTGCCGCTGCCCATCCAGATGCTCTGCAACCTCCTGGGGGTCCCCCCGGAGGACCACGACAAGTTCGAGAAGTGGGCCTCCTCGACGCTGGCCGTCGCCGGGATGTCCGAGGACGACGTGGTCGCCAACATGGCCGAGCTCTACATGTACGTCGTGGAGCTGATCCAGCTGCGCCGCCGCGAGCCGCTGGACGACCTGATCTCCAGCCTGGCCAACGCCCGCGACAAGGACGACACCCTGACCGACGAGGAGATCTTGCCGATCGCGATGCTCCTCGTGGTCGCGGGCTTCGACAACACGGCCAACTTCATCACCACCGGGATCGCGAGCCTGCTGCAGCACCCTGCCCAGCTCGAGCTCTTCCTCACCGACCCGGACGGGCTGGCCCCGACGGCCACCGAGGAGACCCTGCGCCACGGCCGCTTCTCCCTCGGCATCCCGGTGGCCGGCGGCGGCGCGCTCGTGCCCTTCGTGGCCACCGAGGACGTCGAGATCGACGGGCAGCTGGTCGCTGAGGGGGAGGCGATCATGATCGACCCCGGCGCCACGGCCCACGACGGCATCGCGCTGCCGGACGCCGAGCGGTTCGACATCACCCGGCAGAACAACCCGCAGCTGACCCTCAGCTACGGGCTGCACCACTGCCTGGGCGCGCCGCTGGCCCGCATGGAGATGCAGGTCGCCCTGGCCGAGCTCTTCAAGCGGCTCCCGCAGATCCGGCTGACGAGCACACCGGTCATCAACCACGATCACCTGAGCCAGCCGATCACACGCCTCGACGCGACCTGGTGA
- a CDS encoding 2Fe-2S iron-sulfur cluster-binding protein: MPKVFYTQPDGTVVAVAASPGDSVMATAVRNGVSGVVGQCGGSLSCATCHVYVDEAHRDELGTPGEDEDEMLDCTASDREDSSRLSCQLIIGEGDVHVTVPPEQL, translated from the coding sequence ATGCCCAAGGTCTTCTACACCCAGCCCGACGGGACCGTCGTCGCCGTCGCGGCCAGCCCCGGGGACTCGGTCATGGCCACCGCCGTGCGCAACGGGGTCTCCGGCGTGGTCGGCCAGTGTGGGGGCTCGCTGTCCTGTGCGACCTGCCACGTCTATGTCGACGAGGCGCACCGCGACGAGCTCGGCACGCCCGGCGAGGACGAGGACGAGATGCTCGACTGCACCGCGAGCGACCGCGAGGACTCCTCGCGGCTGTCCTGCCAGCTGATCATCGGCGAGGGGGACGTGCACGTGACGGTGCCGCCCGAGCAGCTGTGA
- a CDS encoding NAD(P)/FAD-dependent oxidoreductase, translating into MSRDDDVLVVGAGQAGVQVACLLRDAGHRGAVTLVGEEPVPPYQRPPLSKGFLTGSLGADALALRDQDYWGARDIGLVLGEAVTEVVRGGHGSGRARTDRGRTVAFDRLVLATGATPRRLDVPGGDADGVLTLRTLADAGRLRDRLRAARDVVVVGGGFIGLEVAATAAALGARVVVLEAGSRILGRVVSEATAQHLAAHHHANGVEIRTRARIVEVVTDGGDARAVLTTDGAVRADLVLVGIGAAPRTGLAASLGLRTDGGVVVDEHALASDGTTLAVGDCTVLADPTPWGDGETSVRLESVDHAVEHAATAVRTILGESTPHTAVPWFWSDQGSAKLQIVGLRRPGDVATLRPSGSGRHVVGFHRRGRLVAAEVVGSPAEFMALRTLLGARHPVPVEVFADPEVALRQLAKQARSATVTAR; encoded by the coding sequence GTGAGCCGCGACGACGACGTCCTGGTCGTCGGCGCGGGGCAGGCAGGCGTCCAGGTCGCGTGCCTGCTGCGCGACGCCGGCCACCGGGGCGCCGTCACGCTGGTGGGCGAGGAGCCGGTGCCGCCGTACCAGCGCCCGCCGCTGTCCAAGGGGTTCCTGACCGGGTCGCTGGGTGCGGACGCGCTGGCGTTGCGGGACCAGGACTACTGGGGCGCCCGGGACATCGGACTGGTCCTCGGGGAGGCCGTGACCGAGGTGGTCCGTGGCGGGCACGGCTCGGGTCGTGCCCGCACCGACCGGGGCCGCACCGTGGCCTTCGACCGCCTGGTCCTGGCCACGGGGGCGACGCCACGGCGACTCGACGTGCCTGGCGGTGACGCCGACGGCGTGCTCACCCTGCGCACCCTCGCCGACGCCGGGCGGCTGCGCGACCGGCTCCGCGCCGCGCGGGACGTCGTGGTCGTCGGCGGCGGCTTCATCGGGCTCGAGGTCGCAGCCACCGCCGCGGCGCTCGGCGCCCGGGTCGTCGTCCTCGAGGCCGGCTCGCGGATCCTGGGCCGGGTCGTGAGCGAGGCGACCGCGCAGCACCTCGCCGCGCACCACCACGCGAACGGCGTGGAGATCCGCACGCGTGCGCGGATCGTCGAGGTCGTCACCGACGGCGGCGACGCGCGGGCGGTCCTCACCACCGATGGCGCCGTCAGGGCCGACCTGGTGCTGGTGGGCATCGGCGCCGCGCCGCGCACCGGGCTGGCCGCCTCCCTCGGCCTGCGGACCGACGGCGGCGTCGTGGTCGACGAGCACGCCCTCGCCTCGGACGGCACGACCCTGGCCGTCGGCGACTGCACGGTCCTGGCCGACCCCACCCCCTGGGGCGACGGCGAGACCTCGGTGCGGCTCGAGAGCGTGGACCACGCCGTCGAGCACGCCGCGACGGCTGTCCGGACGATCCTCGGCGAGTCGACGCCGCACACGGCGGTGCCGTGGTTCTGGTCCGACCAGGGCAGCGCCAAGCTCCAGATCGTCGGGCTGCGCCGCCCTGGCGACGTGGCCACCCTGCGTCCCTCCGGCTCCGGGCGGCATGTGGTGGGCTTCCACCGCCGCGGACGGCTCGTCGCCGCCGAGGTCGTCGGCTCCCCGGCCGAGTTCATGGCACTGCGCACCCTGCTGGGCGCCCGCCACCCGGTGCCGGTCGAGGTGTTCGCGGACCCCGAGGTGGCGCTGCGCCAGCTGGCCAAGCAGGCGCGCAGCGCCACGGTCACCGCGCGCTGA
- a CDS encoding MarR family winged helix-turn-helix transcriptional regulator: MTGIDLPPSDLRFLELLHGREPAATGVVARELGIDITQASRQASALHKAGHLARSTDPQDRRRTLLSLSPETAALMDAWLVAWSQDYLAAIATWSPEQIEVLGSWFALVLHRFSEALPDSPRPAVADRWVELAGEDYDPATRFFLHAMIGIVTWVALSGGFKVLLDIKAATVSETGFLTLQVISQTGPLSIAEVAARLAIDPSQASKRVADLVKAGHLDRAVDEFDKRSTRVRVSRRGRQLVDGIFELQMSTFGVLTTDLGRAERELWTPYIAAYVDTLLHHRVGTDGLIRSPATQELSAR; encoded by the coding sequence GTGACCGGCATCGACCTGCCGCCCTCGGACCTGCGCTTCCTGGAGCTGCTCCACGGGCGCGAGCCGGCGGCGACCGGCGTCGTCGCCCGCGAGCTCGGCATCGACATCACCCAGGCCTCGCGTCAGGCGAGCGCGCTGCACAAGGCCGGCCACCTCGCCCGGAGCACCGATCCGCAGGACCGTCGGCGCACGCTACTCTCCCTGTCGCCGGAGACCGCCGCCCTCATGGACGCCTGGCTGGTGGCCTGGAGCCAGGACTACCTGGCCGCCATCGCGACCTGGAGCCCGGAGCAGATCGAGGTGCTCGGGAGCTGGTTCGCCCTGGTCCTGCACCGCTTCAGCGAGGCACTGCCCGACAGCCCGCGCCCGGCCGTCGCGGACCGGTGGGTGGAGCTCGCGGGAGAGGACTACGACCCGGCGACCCGCTTCTTCCTGCACGCGATGATCGGGATCGTCACCTGGGTGGCGCTCTCCGGCGGCTTCAAGGTGCTGCTCGACATCAAGGCCGCCACGGTGAGCGAGACCGGGTTCCTGACCCTCCAGGTGATCTCGCAGACCGGCCCGCTGTCGATCGCCGAGGTCGCGGCACGTCTGGCGATCGACCCCTCGCAGGCCAGCAAGCGCGTCGCCGACCTGGTCAAGGCCGGCCACCTGGACCGCGCGGTCGACGAGTTCGACAAGCGCAGCACCCGGGTGCGGGTCTCGCGCCGGGGCCGACAGCTGGTCGACGGCATCTTCGAGCTGCAGATGAGCACGTTCGGCGTGCTCACCACCGACCTGGGGCGCGCCGAGCGCGAGCTGTGGACGCCGTACATCGCGGCGTACGTCGACACGCTGCTGCACCACCGGGTCGGCACGGACGGACTGATCCGGTCTCCCGCCACGCAGGAGCTCAGCGCCCGGTGA